The following is a genomic window from Leptotrichia trevisanii DSM 22070.
TCACATCCTTTAAGAAGAAATAGGGGAACTGTAGGAACCGCAAAGTTTTATCAGGCACATTCTTGCTAAACATAAAAATTTAAAAACTTATCCAATTATAAGGGTTAAAGATAAAACAGCGGCAATAATCTCCTTTGAAAAGTAGCGAGAGCTCCTTAAGAAAAATAAAAAGTCCGCAGTTTCCCTAAAATAATTATACAAAATAAGGGAAGAGAAAAGTAATAGGAACAGAAAAGAAAAAAATAAGAAATATAAAGAAAGGAGTGTGTGGTATTATATAATTATTTATATATTTATCATACAAGAGAGAAATGAAAAATTTAAAAGTAATTGGAATTACACTAATGTTAGCAATATCTGTTACTGGAATGGCTGCAAATTTCAAAATGTTTAGAAAGAAAAAGAAAGATGACAATACATCTGTGACAAAACCAGCTCCTACTGTAGGAACACCAAATCCAGCTTCAGCTTATTGTCAAAAACAAGGTGGAAAATCTATTATTGTAAAAGGTAGTAAAGGTGAATACGGAGTTTGTCAATTAAAAGACGGGACAACAGTTGAAGAATGGGAATACTACAGACAAAACAACACTCCGCAAAGTCTTGAAGCAGAAATGATAGGAACACCAAATCCAGCTGCAAAATTCTGTGTAGACAAAGGTGGAAAGTCTATTACTGTTAAGGATAGAAAAGGTAACGAAAAAGGTGTGTGTAAATTTAAAAATGGGACACAAATTGATGAATGGGATTATTACAGACAAAACAATTAATAATCAAAATTTAATTTTAATTTCATAACACTATTTATAAAGATGGCAAATTTTTTTAATTTGTCATTTTTTGTTACTAATATTTTAGAAAAAATATCAATATTTTAAGAGAATATGATAAAATTGATATAAA
Proteins encoded in this region:
- a CDS encoding putative hemolysin; this encodes MKNLKVIGITLMLAISVTGMAANFKMFRKKKKDDNTSVTKPAPTVGTPNPASAYCQKQGGKSIIVKGSKGEYGVCQLKDGTTVEEWEYYRQNNTPQSLEAEMIGTPNPAAKFCVDKGGKSITVKDRKGNEKGVCKFKNGTQIDEWDYYRQNN